CAACTACCAGCGCCTGACCCCAGTATCCAATGTGGGTCATGGTGCGCGGCGACATACGGTCGGCCAGTCCTCCGATGAGCACTCCGGGAAAGGCCTTTGGCAGCTGGGATGCGACGGCAACGATGGACATCTGGGCAAGGCTGCCGCTGGTTTGCAGCACGATGAGCGGCAGGGCGATGTTGTACGCGCCCCCGCCAAGCGAATTAACCCACATTCCCGTCAGGTGCAGGCGCCGCTGCCATGGCTTTGCTGGAGACAATTTACTTTCCTTGGTACGCGCGGAGGATGGTGGCAAGATCGGTCTGCTTTTCCACCGAGGTCAGTAGCCATTGCATGGCGGGAGCCTGCCAAAAGCTGATGTTCCAGGTACGGGCGACCATCACGTGGAAGAGGGTGGTGCAGCATGGGACCAGGATCCGCCATCTTCCGGGAAGAACGAGGGCGAGGGGCAGGGCGAGCAATTCGAGGAAGGGAATTGCCCGGGTAATGACTCGAACGGGCCGGGCAAATCTCTCTTGGGCAAATGGGTGGCCGTCAGATGCCCCTAAATGGGAGTGGTAGATGTGATTCGCATCGCCGCGCCGGACCCAGGCGTCGAAGCCGTGGACCAGTTTGGACAGGCCAGCCTGGGTGTAGGGCAAATACAGAGCCACACGTGACACTGAGAGCGGCAAGTTGGCGAGCCGCGGGTCGGTCGTTGCGGAGTGGGGCCACTGGCCTACGGCAAGGACCGCCTCGATAAACGTGTCATAGGGCCACCGTCCCGGAAGCGACCGGGCATCCGCGGCACGAGTTCCAAGAAAGACCCCCAGGGCTGCCCGCCGGAGCCAGGAAGAGTGCTTTGAATCGGGACTCTTGCATAGCTCGCTCGCTGCTGCTGCCAGGAGCAAGCCGGCCGCTATTCGTTCAGCCCCCGGGACGTAGCGGGAAGTGGAATCACGGTCCGAATTCTCGGCCGGAGGATCGAGGGCAGCTTTGTAGTCCTGCATAGCAGCCGGGCCTGGTCGTAACGTAACTGCCACTGCAGCGACGATCCACAATGCGGCAGTGCGTGCCTGCCGCAAACTTGCTGGCTTACTGCGCATCTGATGGAACATAGGTATACACGACTTCCCTTTCTTCGGGCATTCCCCGCACAGTGGTCTCCACCCAGATTTCCATCCTGGCTAGGGGAACGTTGGGAAGATTTGCGGGGGCTCTAACCTCGTCAAATGGCCTCCACCGATCGCTGCGCAGTCTGCGGAGAATCCTTTGGCACAGGACTTGTTTCGGATGGTCCCCGTCACCCATGAAAACGTCTGCGAACACTGCCCCGGCCCGGAAGAACTGGGTCGGAATGCAGTTTGCGGGCCCGCAGGCCACTACCGTTCCGTCTGACAGGTGGAATTCGACGGCGAAACGGGAGAGTCGGTCGCCGAACTTCGCATTGAACATGTTGTTTGATGCGATGGGCCAGAAGTTCCTGTTGGCAACGGTCGACGCCAGTGATGCGACGGTAAACGCCCCGGCCAGTGCCACCAGTGCCTTGCCGCTGTTGACGTCAGGTGCACGCAGCACAGTGGATGTTCCTGGCGAAGTCTTCAAATTCCGAGGACAGCTCCAGTGAGTCAAAGACCAGTCGCCGACCATCAAGCTGCGTCGAGCCGGTGAGCAGATAGCGGAACACTTCCATGGCGGCAATGGACGCCACGATGGAGTTAAGGGGGCCGAAGCTGGGCGCCTGGTAGGCCGAGTTGAAATTTGTCGTAGTGAGGGATGCCGTGGAGTTCGTCCGCCCGTCGTTATCTGTTGCCGCGCACAGCAGGCATGGCGTTTCACCCGGCCTGACGACCGGCCCCACCACTCCACGCGTGTCCTGGTATCCGGCGCAGGTAAACGGAGTTCCGGAGATAATGGACGCTTCGTTGGACCACTCGAGCACTTCCTGGGGAGTATCGGCGGAAACAACCACGAAGTCTGAATCGTGAAAGATTGGCAGGAGGTCGTCAACGCCTGAGATCATTGACGGGACTTCGATGGTGTTGATGCCGGGAGCTCGAAGCGAAAGATTCTTTGCGGCCGCTTCGATCTTCGATTTGCCGACGTCTTGGGCAGTGAAGAGATACTGCCGGGTGAGGTTGCTTTCCTCGACGGAATCTCCGTCCACCAGCACGATGGAACCGACCCCTGCCGTCGCGAGCTGCATGGCCACGTTGGTTCCGATGCCGCCGACGCCGATGAGCGCTACCGTTCGTGCGCGGAGCAAGTCACTGGCTCCCGGTCCTGTGCCGTGAGCAAGCGCGAAGTACAGATCATGGCGGCTGTATTGCCCTGAAAGGTCGATCCTGTAGGGCACCAAAATCTCGGCGTCGATGAGTTCCTCAACGATTTGCCCGGAGCTTTCGCCAAGCAGTAGTTGGGCCTCGTTGCCCAGTTCATCGAGTGTCCGCGGTTGCGATGCAAATCCAAGCAATTCCGCCAGCCCGTCTGGTGCGTCTTCAATTTCGATTGCATTGGGTGGCGCCAATCCGATGTGCACGGAGGTGTCTGTTGTGACGACGGGAAGCGACTGCTTGAGGGAGTAGGTCGTGGCTGCCAATTCTTGCCTCCAATTAGGAGTGGGGACCACGCAATGCGTGGTCCCCACTAATTTTTATTTGTTCAGTTGAACACGAAGTTCAGCTTGGAACGGCGCTTGGTCAGTCGCTTGAGCTTCAGCACGTGGATCACTCCTCTTGGTTTATCAATTTGTTGGACGGATTGAATCTACGACATCTGTCACAAGCTTGACAAGTCTGTTGACTAGAAATTCTTTGGACGCCGATTCGTGTTACAAAAGTAGGTTGGATGGCGTATAGAGTCGTGTGCATGTTAGAACTTGTTGTCCCGGATGCATCCTTCTACCCGTCGTTTGCCGAGTCTCACCGCGAGTGGGACGGCGCCCACCAGGACGGTGCCGGCCTGTTGCCAGACGACGATGTCACCAGCCCGGAGGGGTTCGCTGACTGGGTCCGAAGACTCTCGCGTGCTGAACGGGCTGCCGAGGCGGGCGGCATTGTTCCTTGCACCTATCGCTGGATCGCGGAGGGCTCACGGTATGTGGGGGCAATTGCCTTCCGCCACTACCTCACGCCGGCCCTCCTGAACTCGGGCGGGCATATCGGATACGGGGTCCGGCCGTCAGACCGTGGGCGGGGGGCGGCGTCGTGGGCCCTGCAGGAAGTGTGTGCCCGTTTGGCTGCGCAGGAAGAGCCTGACCGCGTTCTCCTGACCTGCGATGATGCAAATGCAGCGTCAGCCAGGACTATCGAGCGTTG
Above is a window of Arthrobacter sp. FB24 DNA encoding:
- a CDS encoding GNAT family N-acetyltransferase → MLELVVPDASFYPSFAESHREWDGAHQDGAGLLPDDDVTSPEGFADWVRRLSRAERAAEAGGIVPCTYRWIAEGSRYVGAIAFRHYLTPALLNSGGHIGYGVRPSDRGRGAASWALQEVCARLAAQEEPDRVLLTCDDANAASARTIERCGGLLEDVRVGGNGRPFRRYWIDVARS
- a CDS encoding TOMM precursor leader peptide-binding protein — protein: MAATTYSLKQSLPVVTTDTSVHIGLAPPNAIEIEDAPDGLAELLGFASQPRTLDELGNEAQLLLGESSGQIVEELIDAEILVPYRIDLSGQYSRHDLYFALAHGTGPGASDLLRARTVALIGVGGIGTNVAMQLATAGVGSIVLVDGDSVEESNLTRQYLFTAQDVGKSKIEAAAKNLSLRAPGINTIEVPSMISGVDDLLPIFHDSDFVVVSADTPQEVLEWSNEASIISGTPFTCAGYQDTRGVVGPVVRPGETPCLLCAATDNDGRTNSTASLTTTNFNSAYQAPSFGPLNSIVASIAAMEVFRYLLTGSTQLDGRRLVFDSLELSSEFEDFARNIHCAACT